Below is a window of Paenibacillus polymyxa DNA.
CAACTGACAAAAAGATGAATTCTGTAGATTATTCACAGTATTATAATAATCAAGATAAATCTAAGGTTGTAGTTTCGGGAAAACAGATTGTATGGAAAAATAAAGATGTTACTTTTACCGCAAAATTAACTAAGGCTAAGGGGGAAGAAGCCGCCGAAGCCAATGAAGTTGTGGATTCTATGAAAATAAAAAGTAAGCGCGGAGAGCAACTTGTCAAGCTCAACCCACGACCATTGAGAGTTAATTCACTTTCCTTATCCAAAAGCAACCAGATAGCTCTCCATGTAAGCGATCATGAGGGGAAAAGACTTGTTCTAATTAATTTATCTAATGGGACTAAAACTATTGTAAACATGTTTGAGATGAATAGTGATGGAGCGGAAAGTGAAAAGATTGATGCATATAACTGGTCACCAGATGGGAAAAAGATTGCGTTTGGTATCGGTGATCTGGGTTCAAGTTATATCGGAGTATACGATGTAGAGCGTAAGAGCTATACGCATGTGTCCGATAAAGATTTTACACTGATCTCCT
It encodes the following:
- a CDS encoding TolB family protein; amino-acid sequence: MKFVQIMTVGAIVALAISGCSDKASSNSNPDQQRPQNKVNNIEVNNTKEGVKKVEGKATIETYKATDKKMNSVDYSQYYNNQDKSKVVVSGKQIVWKNKDVTFTAKLTKAKGEEAAEANEVVDSMKIKSKRGEQLVKLNPRPLRVNSLSLSKSNQIALHVSDHEGKRLVLINLSNGTKTIVNMFEMNSDGAESEKIDAYNWSPDGKKIAFGIGDLGSSYIGVYDVERKSYTHVSDKDFTLISSIVWHKDGKSFDFVSKGDDSPQAVLYTYSETKKSILKKGSLSKNDEQKLAQLTPKF